A DNA window from Lachancea thermotolerans CBS 6340 chromosome G complete sequence contains the following coding sequences:
- a CDS encoding allantoate permease family MFS transporter (weakly similar to uniprot|P53322 Saccharomyces cerevisiae YGR260W TNA1 High affinity nicotinic acid plasma membrane permease): protein MNGHSSPAKELEVTTINECCLAKSSTQLSVVEGEVCDQSISGDTPTTHGTLQIDPAEEKALVRKLDRRFVPVLAFAYFLQSLDKTNIGNAYTSGMKEDLDLTPKQYSNAVSVLYSTFLIAQVPTTLYLRVIPPRYFMSGMVFCWSIITLCSGFVKSYHSLIALRVLLGAFEGGYFPAMVLLVSMIYKPEEQAKRIAFFFSCAALAGAFGGLIATGLATVHGAGGLNGWRWLYIIEGLVSTTAAVWIYFGLPTDVEMPAFMNNREKSLLKVRSKQRLQYIGPQPNFSWDFVWDALKDFKVYSGLAIQFCQNIILYAFTTFLPAILKLGMGYSSRQAQYLTVPVYILAAAVFLSSAYFSDRFNMRGPIILCFNIVTIIGYIIMLTAKTSGVKYFACYLMTFSAFTGPGLNVTWVSNNIAPHYKRATAIGLSQMFGNLAGAIAGQVYIKPPYVLGNSFSLGCVGFSSLLVALQIILFYRINERRAAILRGAVVDKFKKRSGDKDLNFKYCI from the coding sequence ATGAATGGGCACTCAAGCCCTGCtaaggaacttgaagttaCCACAATCAATGAATGTTGTTTGGCGAAAAGTTCGACTCAGCTCAGCGTCGTGGAGGGCGAAGTGTGCGACCAATCTATTTCTGGTGACACACCCACAACACACGGAACTTTACAGATTGATCCTGcagaagagaaagcttTAGTAAGGAAATTGGACCGCAGGTTTGTACCAGTGCTTGCCTTTGCTTACTTTTTACAGTCTTTAGACAAGACTAATATTGGTAATGCTTACACTTCTGGAATGAAAGAGGATCTCGATCTCACTCCTAAGCAATACTCAAATGCTGTGTCAGTCCTTTACTCAACATTTTTAATCGCTCAGGTTCCAACAACGTTGTATTTAAGAGTAATTCCTCCCCGATATTTTATGTCCGGTATGGTGTTTTGTTGGTCGATAATCACCCTATGTAGTGGGTTCGTGAAGTCTTACCACTCGCTGATAGCACTTAGGGTACTTTTAGgcgcttttgaaggcgGTTACTTTCCAGCAATGGTGCTGCTTGTTAGCATGATTTACAAGCCTGAAGAGCAAGCAAAAAGAATAgcatttttcttcagctgtgCGGCACTCGCTGGCGCTTTTGGGGGCTTGATTGCTACAGGATTGGCGACAGTCCATGGCGCAGGAGGCCTTAACGGATGGAGATGGCTGTATATCATAGAGGGGCTCGTTTCGACTACCGCAGCTGTATGGATTTACTTTGGTCTTCCCACAGATGTTGAAATGCCCGCTTTCATGAACAATCGAGAAAAAAGCCTCCTGAAAGTGAGATCAAAACAACGTTTACAGTACATTGGGCCACAACCCAATTTTAGCTGGGACTTTGTTTGGGATGCTTTGAAGGATTTCAAAGTCTACAGTGGTCTGGCGATACAATTCTGTCAGAATATAATCCTTTATGCCTTCACAACATTTCTACCTGCGATTTTGAAACTTGGAATGGGCTATTCATCAAGACAAGCGCAATACCTGACCGTACCAGTTTATATCCTTGCGGCAGCAGTTTTTCTAAGCTCTGCATATTTCAGTGATCGGTTTAACATGAGAGGGCCAATAATTTTGTGCTTCAATATCGTGACCATTATCGGATACATCATTATGCTTACAGCAAAAACTTCCGGAGTGAAATACTTTGCTTGCTATTTGatgactttttcagctttcaCAGGCCCTGGACTCAACGTAACATGGGTATCAAACAACATTGCTCCACATTATAAACGCGCCACTGCAATTGGTCTAAGTCAAATGTTTGGCAACTTAGCCGGAGCAATAGCAGGTCAAGTTTACATCAAGCCCCCATACGTGCTGGGAAACTCATTTTCTTTAGGTTGCGTGGGTTTCTCCAGTCTTTTGgttgctcttcaaattaTCTTATTTTACAGAATCaatgaaagaagagctgccATTTTACGAGGAGCAGTGGTTGATAAATTTAAGAAAAGAAGTGGGGACAAAGATCTGAATTTCAAATACTGTATATAA
- a CDS encoding alpha-mannosyltransferase (weakly similar to uniprot|P53059 Saccharomyces cerevisiae YGL257C MNT2 Mannosyltransferase involved in adding the 4th and 5th mannose residues of O-linked glycans) — protein MSLLTRKIYSARSWKRFAVLSLSTLVCFYVFQLANEKVSLRIPRYSAETGLSTVIGDETPTESPAAAEACAALFQSFLRQGSGWGMRSFSDRKSIFFSRRRVIQSVKYLRLYGHCFVTNLAPFDGIDYEELDSRLFPIFTRELPVFTRWDDTREDEATSVNEQENVKLEGSDLNQTLKLPFWRRAKDSMKDRGIVISFGEGGVSEVKMLLNVLRLLGNKLPIQLVHKGDVSAEAMQSISYVARNDVTKDAETNTHGFDLPQEIWFVNAKRGIKNGHHDLFKRFSNKWIASLFNSFDEMILMDSDAVPFMNPERFFDLVGYQETGAFFFKDRLIDEYLKTSDLKFYKKLLPTEEESKVFGIPSSTEKTTQNDFFKAGYKHLMESGVVVIKRSDHLPGLLISTALQLWKETSEPVYGDKELFWLGQSISGNENYRFNKNAAGALGILNRDEKRALNYTCSTQLAHFDEKLRLLWINGGLRNCKKPSWYFDFGKQKSLRRKFKSPAELEDYFKAPIDVDGAVIPARSKNSLYQNLRGKKAGFEKCPKMGCDGAFWSAFDSLNSYGGETIRFNPSFIKEIGQVIHSWNLEYS, from the coding sequence ATGAGCCTCCTTACACGAAAGATATACAgtgcaagaagctggaagcGGTTTGCAGTTTTATCTCTTTCCACATTGGTTTGTTTCTACGTTTTCCAGCTGGCAAATGAGAAAGTTTCACTGAGGATACCGCGATATTCAGCTGAGACCGGCCTTTCCACGGTGATAGGAGATGAAACACCAACGGAAAGCCCGGCTGCCGCTGAAGCATGTGCTGCATTGTTCCAATCGTTTTTACGCCAAGGTAGTGGCTGGGGTATGAGAAGCTTCAGCGACAGAAAATCAATATTTTTTTCGAGACGCCGAGTGATTCAATCCGTTAAGTACTTGAGACTGTATGGCCATTGTTTTGTGACAAACCTAGCACCTTTTGATGGGATTGACTACGAGGAACTTGACAGCAGACTGTTTCCAATCTTTACTCGCGAACTTCCAGTCTTTACCAGATGGGATGACACAAGGGAAGATGAGGCTACATCAGTAAACGAACAAGAGAATGTTAAACTCGAAGGTTCTGATTTGaaccaaactttgaagctgccaTTTTGGCGACGAGCCAAAGATTCCATGAAGGACAGAGGTATAGTAATAAGTTTCGGTGAGGGCGGTGTTAGCGAAGTTAAAATGCTATTAAATGTATTAAGACTATTAGGAAACAAACTACCAATCCAACTTGTGCATAAGGGGGACGTTTCCGCTGAAGCAATGCAAAGCATAAGCTATGTTGCAAGAAATGATGTCACTAAAGATGCTGAAACAAATACACACGGCTTTGACTTGCCCCAGGAAATATGGTTTGTGAATGCAAAAAGAGGTATTAAAAATGGGCACCACGATCTCTTTAAGCGCTTCTCTAACAAATGGATAGCGTCACTCTTTAACTCTTTTGACgaaatgattttgatggaCTCCGACGCAGTCCCATTTATGAACCCAGAAAGGTTTTTCGACTTGGTTGGGTATCAAGAAACTGGcgcattcttcttcaaggatAGATTAATTGACGAATATCTCAAAACCAGTGACTTGAAATTTTACAAGAAATTATTACctacagaagaagaaagcaagGTCTTTGGGATCCCATCATCAACCGAAAAAACCACACAAAACGACTTTTTTAAAGCGGGCTACAAACACCTAATGGAGAGCGGAGTAGTTGTTATAAAAAGAAGTGACCATCTCCCTGGCCTATTGATTTCAACTGCTTTACAACTCTGGAAAGAGACAAGTGAGCCAGTATATGGCGACAAGGAGCTTTTTTGGCTGGGCCAATCTATATCAGGAAATGAAAATTATCgattcaacaaaaacgcAGCTGGGGCCTTAGGCATTTTGAACAGAGACGAAAAAAGGGCTCTTAACTATACCTGTTCCACACAACTTGCTCactttgatgaaaaactACGCCTTCTCTGGATTAACGGAGGCCTTAGGAACTGTAAAAAACCATCATGGTATTtcgattttggaaaacaaaaatcgCTTAGACGCAAATTCAAGTCCCCCGCTGAATTAGAAGATTATTTTAAGGCTCCTATAGATGTTGATGGCGCAGTAATACCCGCACGCTCTAAAAATTCTCTATATCAAAACCTAAGAGGAAAAAAGGCAGGATTTGAAAAGTGCCCAAAGATGGGGTGTGATGGCGCTTTTTGGTCCGCTTTTGATAGCCTAAATAGCTATGGAGGGGAAACAATTCGGTTCAATCCTAgttttatcaaagaaatcgGTCAAGTTATTCATAGTTGGAATCTGGAATATTCATAA